The Heliangelus exortis chromosome 21, bHelExo1.hap1, whole genome shotgun sequence genome includes a window with the following:
- the SEZ6 gene encoding seizure protein 6 homolog isoform X2 yields the protein MGPPTPALLLPLLAALLRAPAHGFNGLARKAGESAEAEGEPTALPTPAEREAEARFVSTAPTLKLLNHHPLLEDLLHEAFLKKDYLGQAPFLPGGPGPVLPDAGVLQPAPGPPAPEPPPRTPLPRAAFPTDPLTTPAGHPGPWGEAWGAVPGASPSWSPAGVPESSPTPPSLAPATPSISPGPYTAATAVTGDEEGATTTSTITTTTVTTLQGPVPCNRTLAGPEGWLVSPEPASVPYDGSLDCTYTISVYPGYGVELKVQNISLVDGETLTVESSGGLEPTLLANESFLLRGQVIRSPANLLTLRFQSPRPLNPGSYHFHYQAYLLSCPFPARPAFGEVSVSSLHPGGDARFRCATGYQLQGAHRLTCRNATRPFWSAHEPLCLAACGGVVRNATVGRIISPGFPGNYSNNLTCHWLLEAPAGHRLHLHFEKVSLAEDDDRLIIRNGNNVEAPPVYDSYEVEYLPIEGLLSTGQHFFVELTTDSSGAAAGMALRYEAFEQGHCYEPFVKYGNFTASDPRYPVGTTVEFSCDPGYTLEQGSTIIECVDPSDPQWNETEPACRAVCSGELTDTAGVVLSPNWPEAYGKGQDCIWGLHVEEDKRVMLDVRVLRLGAGDVLTFYDGDDLTARILGQYTGTRARFKLYASTADVTIQFQSDPGSGAGAYRQGFVIHFSEVPRNDTCPELPDIANGWKTSSQPELLHGTVVTYHCYPGFQLSGTDLLMCHWDLTWSADLPSCERVTSCRDPGDAEHSRRVVSSPKFPVGATVQYVCDKGYVLAGAGTLTCHDRAVGGPKWSDRLPKCIPETYEPCHNPGAPAGGRQSPERRLYPAGAVLRFSCAEGRALLGEGSLRCLPGHPSRWSGSPPICKAASYDEFYSNRNLDAVAKAVPSGPALEGTNVAIAIFLPVLVVALLIGGIYLYFSKLQGKPALQLPLAGSHPYDHITVESAFDNPTYETGETREYEVSI from the exons ATGGGCCCGCCGACCCCCGCCCTCCTCCTGCCGCTTCTCGCCGCGCTGCTCCGCGCCCCGGCACACG GCTTCAACGGGCTGGCAAGAAAGGCTGGGGAGAGTGCTGAGGCTGAAGGGGAGCCAACGGCACTGCCTACGCCGGCAGAGCGGGAGGCAGAGGCTCGCTTTGTGAGCACAGCGCCCACACTGAAGCTCCTCAATCACCACCCGCTGCTGGAAGACCTGCTGCATGAAGCCTTCCTGAAGAAGGACTACCTGGGCCAGGCACCCTTCCTGCCCGGTGGCCCCGGTCCCGTCCTGCCTGATGCTGGTGTTCTCCAGCCAGCCCCTGGTCCCCCAGCCCCCGAGCCTCCGCCACGcacccctctgcccagggctgccttCCCCACTGACCCGCTGACCACACCAGCTGGGCACCCAGGGCCATGGGGGGAGGCGTGGGGGGCTGTGCCGGGTGCCAGCCCCTCATGGTCCCCTGCTGGGGTGCCAGAATCCAGTCCCACACCCCCCAGCCTAGCACCTGCCACCCCCAGCATATCCCCAGGACCTTACACAGCAGCCACTGCAGTCACTGGAGATGAAGAGGgggccaccaccacctccaccatcACTACCACCACCGTCACTACACTGCAGGGGCCAG TCCCCTGCAACCGGACACTGGCAGGCCCCGAGGGCTGgctggtgtccccagagccagccAGTGTCCCCTACGATGGCAGCCTGGACTGCACCTACACCATCTCTGTCTACCCTGGCTATGGTGTGGAGCTCAAG GTGCAGAACATCAGCCTGGTGGATGGGGAGACATTGACGGTGGAGAGCTCGGGGGGCCTGGAGCCCACCCTCCTGGCCAACGAGTCCTTCCTGCTGCGGGGCCAGGTCATCCGCAGCCCAGCCAACCTCCTCACCCTCCGCTTCCAGAGCCCCCGTCCCCTCAACCCTGGCTCCTACCACTTCCACTACCAAG CCTACCTGCTGagctgccccttcccagcacGGCCAGCTTTTGGGGAAGTGTCAGTGAGCAGCCTGCACCCTGGCGGGGACGCCCGCTTCCGCTGTGCCACCGGCTACCAGCTGCAAGGTGCCCACCGGCTCACCTGCCGCAATGCCACCCGCCCCTTCTGGAGCGCCCACGAGCCCCTCTGTCTCG CGGCGTGTGGTGGGGTGGTCCGGAATGCCACGGTGGGACGCATCATCTCGCCCGGCTTCCCCGGGAACTACAGCAACAACCTGACGTGCCATTGGCTGCTGGAGGCGCCCGCCGGCCATCGCCTGCACCTCCACTTTGAGAAGGTCTCATTGGCTGAGGATGATGACAG GCTCATAATCCGCAATGGCAACAACGTAGAGGCACCACCAGTGTATGACTCCTATGAGGTGGAGTACCTGCCCATCGaggggctgctcagcactgggcaGCACTTCTTTGTGGAGCTCACCACGGACAGCAGTGGGGCTGCTGCGGGCATGGCGCTGCGCTATGAGG CCTTCGAGCAGGGACATTGCTACGAGCCCTTTGTCAAGTATGGGAACTTCACGGCCAGCGACCCCCGGTACCCTGTGGGCACCACAGTGGAGTTCAGCTGTGACCCTGGCTATACGCTGGAGCAGGGCTCCACCATCATTGAGTGCGTTGACCCCAGTGACCCGCAGTGGAATGAGACGGAGCCAGCATGTCGTG CGGTGTGCAGTGGGGAGCTGACAGACACGGCCGGCGTGGTGCTCTCACCCAACTGGCCGGAGGCGTACGGCAAGGGCCAGGACTGCATCTGGGGGCTGCACGTGGAGGAGGACAAACGTGTTATGCTGGACGTCCGTGT GCTGCGGTTGGGTGCGGGGGACGTTCTGACCTTCTACGATGGGGATGACCTGACGGCACGCATCCTGGGACAGTACACGGGCACCCGTGCCCGCTTCAAGCTCTACGCCTCCACCGCTGATGTCACGATCCAGTTCCAGTCAGACCCTGGCTCCGGTGCCGGTGCCTATCGGCAGGGCTTTGTCATCCACTTCTCTG AGGTCCCCCGTAATGACACCTGCCCTGAGCTGCCAGACATTGCCAATGGCTGGAAAACATCCTCGCAGCCAGAACTGCTTCATGGCACCGTGGTCACCTACCATTGCTACCCCGGCTTCCAGCTGTCTGGCACCGACCTCTTGATGTGCCACTGGGACCTGACATGGAGCGCTGACCTGCCCTCCTGCGAGCGGG TGACCTCGTGCAGGGACCCTGGGGATGCCGAGCACAGTCGCAGGGTGGTCTCCAGCCCTAAATTCCCAGTGGGAGCAACAGTACAGTACGTCTGCGACAAGGGCTACGTCCTGGCAGGTGCTGGGACCCTCACCTGCCACGACCGTGCTGTGGGGGGACCCAAGTGGAGTGACCGTCTCCCAAAGTGCATCC CGGAGACATACGAGCCCTGCCACAACCCTGGTGCACCGGCGGGCGGGCGGCAGAGCCCTGAGAGGCGGCTGTACCCGGCGGGAGCCGTCTTGCGCTTCTCCTGCGCTGAAGGCCGGGCACTGCTGGGTGAGGGCAGCCTGCGCTGCCTGCCTGGGCACCCCTCACGCTGGAGCGGCTCACCTCCTATCTGCAAGGCAG cctcctaTGATGAATTTTACAGCAACCGCAACCTGGATG CAGTGGCCAAGGCTGTGCCCTCGGGGCCAGCGTTGGAGGGCACCAATGTCGCCATTGCCATCTTCCTGCCCGTGCTGGTGGTGGCCCTGCTCATCGGTGGCATTTATCTCTACTTCTCCAA gctccaggggaagccagctctgcagctgccccttGCTGGCTCCCACCCCTACGACCACATCACCGTGGAGTCAGCTTTTGACAACCCCACTTATGAGACAGGA GAGACGAGGGAGTATGAGGTGTCCATCTAG
- the SEZ6 gene encoding seizure protein 6 homolog isoform X1: MGPPTPALLLPLLAALLRAPAHGFNGLARKAGESAEAEGEPTALPTPAEREAEARFVSTAPTLKLLNHHPLLEDLLHEAFLKKDYLGQAPFLPGGPGPVLPDAGVLQPAPGPPAPEPPPRTPLPRAAFPTDPLTTPAGHPGPWGEAWGAVPGASPSWSPAGVPESSPTPPSLAPATPSISPGPYTAATAVTGDEEGATTTSTITTTTVTTLQGPVPCNRTLAGPEGWLVSPEPASVPYDGSLDCTYTISVYPGYGVELKVQNISLVDGETLTVESSGGLEPTLLANESFLLRGQVIRSPANLLTLRFQSPRPLNPGSYHFHYQAYLLSCPFPARPAFGEVSVSSLHPGGDARFRCATGYQLQGAHRLTCRNATRPFWSAHEPLCLAACGGVVRNATVGRIISPGFPGNYSNNLTCHWLLEAPAGHRLHLHFEKVSLAEDDDRLIIRNGNNVEAPPVYDSYEVEYLPIEGLLSTGQHFFVELTTDSSGAAAGMALRYEAFEQGHCYEPFVKYGNFTASDPRYPVGTTVEFSCDPGYTLEQGSTIIECVDPSDPQWNETEPACRAVCSGELTDTAGVVLSPNWPEAYGKGQDCIWGLHVEEDKRVMLDVRVLRLGAGDVLTFYDGDDLTARILGQYTGTRARFKLYASTADVTIQFQSDPGSGAGAYRQGFVIHFSEVPRNDTCPELPDIANGWKTSSQPELLHGTVVTYHCYPGFQLSGTDLLMCHWDLTWSADLPSCERVTSCRDPGDAEHSRRVVSSPKFPVGATVQYVCDKGYVLAGAGTLTCHDRAVGGPKWSDRLPKCIPETYEPCHNPGAPAGGRQSPERRLYPAGAVLRFSCAEGRALLGEGSLRCLPGHPSRWSGSPPICKAASYDEFYSNRNLDAVAKAVPSGPALEGTNVAIAIFLPVLVVALLIGGIYLYFSKLQGKPALQLPLAGSHPYDHITVESAFDNPTYETGSVFFAGDEGV, translated from the exons ATGGGCCCGCCGACCCCCGCCCTCCTCCTGCCGCTTCTCGCCGCGCTGCTCCGCGCCCCGGCACACG GCTTCAACGGGCTGGCAAGAAAGGCTGGGGAGAGTGCTGAGGCTGAAGGGGAGCCAACGGCACTGCCTACGCCGGCAGAGCGGGAGGCAGAGGCTCGCTTTGTGAGCACAGCGCCCACACTGAAGCTCCTCAATCACCACCCGCTGCTGGAAGACCTGCTGCATGAAGCCTTCCTGAAGAAGGACTACCTGGGCCAGGCACCCTTCCTGCCCGGTGGCCCCGGTCCCGTCCTGCCTGATGCTGGTGTTCTCCAGCCAGCCCCTGGTCCCCCAGCCCCCGAGCCTCCGCCACGcacccctctgcccagggctgccttCCCCACTGACCCGCTGACCACACCAGCTGGGCACCCAGGGCCATGGGGGGAGGCGTGGGGGGCTGTGCCGGGTGCCAGCCCCTCATGGTCCCCTGCTGGGGTGCCAGAATCCAGTCCCACACCCCCCAGCCTAGCACCTGCCACCCCCAGCATATCCCCAGGACCTTACACAGCAGCCACTGCAGTCACTGGAGATGAAGAGGgggccaccaccacctccaccatcACTACCACCACCGTCACTACACTGCAGGGGCCAG TCCCCTGCAACCGGACACTGGCAGGCCCCGAGGGCTGgctggtgtccccagagccagccAGTGTCCCCTACGATGGCAGCCTGGACTGCACCTACACCATCTCTGTCTACCCTGGCTATGGTGTGGAGCTCAAG GTGCAGAACATCAGCCTGGTGGATGGGGAGACATTGACGGTGGAGAGCTCGGGGGGCCTGGAGCCCACCCTCCTGGCCAACGAGTCCTTCCTGCTGCGGGGCCAGGTCATCCGCAGCCCAGCCAACCTCCTCACCCTCCGCTTCCAGAGCCCCCGTCCCCTCAACCCTGGCTCCTACCACTTCCACTACCAAG CCTACCTGCTGagctgccccttcccagcacGGCCAGCTTTTGGGGAAGTGTCAGTGAGCAGCCTGCACCCTGGCGGGGACGCCCGCTTCCGCTGTGCCACCGGCTACCAGCTGCAAGGTGCCCACCGGCTCACCTGCCGCAATGCCACCCGCCCCTTCTGGAGCGCCCACGAGCCCCTCTGTCTCG CGGCGTGTGGTGGGGTGGTCCGGAATGCCACGGTGGGACGCATCATCTCGCCCGGCTTCCCCGGGAACTACAGCAACAACCTGACGTGCCATTGGCTGCTGGAGGCGCCCGCCGGCCATCGCCTGCACCTCCACTTTGAGAAGGTCTCATTGGCTGAGGATGATGACAG GCTCATAATCCGCAATGGCAACAACGTAGAGGCACCACCAGTGTATGACTCCTATGAGGTGGAGTACCTGCCCATCGaggggctgctcagcactgggcaGCACTTCTTTGTGGAGCTCACCACGGACAGCAGTGGGGCTGCTGCGGGCATGGCGCTGCGCTATGAGG CCTTCGAGCAGGGACATTGCTACGAGCCCTTTGTCAAGTATGGGAACTTCACGGCCAGCGACCCCCGGTACCCTGTGGGCACCACAGTGGAGTTCAGCTGTGACCCTGGCTATACGCTGGAGCAGGGCTCCACCATCATTGAGTGCGTTGACCCCAGTGACCCGCAGTGGAATGAGACGGAGCCAGCATGTCGTG CGGTGTGCAGTGGGGAGCTGACAGACACGGCCGGCGTGGTGCTCTCACCCAACTGGCCGGAGGCGTACGGCAAGGGCCAGGACTGCATCTGGGGGCTGCACGTGGAGGAGGACAAACGTGTTATGCTGGACGTCCGTGT GCTGCGGTTGGGTGCGGGGGACGTTCTGACCTTCTACGATGGGGATGACCTGACGGCACGCATCCTGGGACAGTACACGGGCACCCGTGCCCGCTTCAAGCTCTACGCCTCCACCGCTGATGTCACGATCCAGTTCCAGTCAGACCCTGGCTCCGGTGCCGGTGCCTATCGGCAGGGCTTTGTCATCCACTTCTCTG AGGTCCCCCGTAATGACACCTGCCCTGAGCTGCCAGACATTGCCAATGGCTGGAAAACATCCTCGCAGCCAGAACTGCTTCATGGCACCGTGGTCACCTACCATTGCTACCCCGGCTTCCAGCTGTCTGGCACCGACCTCTTGATGTGCCACTGGGACCTGACATGGAGCGCTGACCTGCCCTCCTGCGAGCGGG TGACCTCGTGCAGGGACCCTGGGGATGCCGAGCACAGTCGCAGGGTGGTCTCCAGCCCTAAATTCCCAGTGGGAGCAACAGTACAGTACGTCTGCGACAAGGGCTACGTCCTGGCAGGTGCTGGGACCCTCACCTGCCACGACCGTGCTGTGGGGGGACCCAAGTGGAGTGACCGTCTCCCAAAGTGCATCC CGGAGACATACGAGCCCTGCCACAACCCTGGTGCACCGGCGGGCGGGCGGCAGAGCCCTGAGAGGCGGCTGTACCCGGCGGGAGCCGTCTTGCGCTTCTCCTGCGCTGAAGGCCGGGCACTGCTGGGTGAGGGCAGCCTGCGCTGCCTGCCTGGGCACCCCTCACGCTGGAGCGGCTCACCTCCTATCTGCAAGGCAG cctcctaTGATGAATTTTACAGCAACCGCAACCTGGATG CAGTGGCCAAGGCTGTGCCCTCGGGGCCAGCGTTGGAGGGCACCAATGTCGCCATTGCCATCTTCCTGCCCGTGCTGGTGGTGGCCCTGCTCATCGGTGGCATTTATCTCTACTTCTCCAA gctccaggggaagccagctctgcagctgccccttGCTGGCTCCCACCCCTACGACCACATCACCGTGGAGTCAGCTTTTGACAACCCCACTTATGAGACAGGA tctgttttctttgcagGAGACGAGGGAGTATGA
- the PHF12 gene encoding PHD finger protein 12 — protein sequence MWEKMETKTIVYDLDTSGGLMEQIQALLAPPKSEDGEKKSRRPEKEPRRSGRATNHDSCDSCKEGGDLLCCDHCPAAFHLQCCNPPLSEEMLPPGEWMCHRCTVRRKKREQKKELGQVNGLVDKSGKRTTSPTSDADLLDRSSSSIRANAHARILERRASRPGTPTSNASTETPNSEQNDVDEDIIDVDDDSAIAEMDCGQPQLKRPFELLIAAAMERNPTQFQLPNELTCTTALPGTSKRRRKEETTGKNVKKAQHELDHNGLVPLPVKVCFTCNRSCRVAPLIQCDYCPLLFHMDCLEPPLTAMPLGRWMCPNHIEHVVLNQKNLTLSNRCRVFDRFQDTISQHVVKVDFLNRIHKKYPPNRRVLQSVKRKGLKVPDAIKSQYRLPPPLLTPAAIRDGELICNGIPEEPLQKHLLNTEHLASQTEQQEWLCSVVALQCSILKHLSAKQMTSLWDSEQTEKADIKPVIVADGSLANPYQAADKAPTPSLYSMSSCTSGITTQNSLSSSQSQQTLSQEDVNCSSCIDKSKKVSSCGTSNGPTASDIKVNGPHFYGVSSESSAQLTDSQRLMGSGNTIPVLSHRQTWPRPLTPPATCGLLNHTVGTIVKTENVAGPVSCAQRGSVPVTSMSSSISSSCASLETTSTLQRKNVQTQIGPPLTADLRSMGSPLAATRALTPPQAAGDGISAVGSTNRFCSPAPPSDGKVSPSTLSIGSALTLPSSLTSNSAAMLDLTSSLKAFVDGEIEINMLDEQLIKFLALQRIHQLFPSKAQSLVSSVSSHQQSPVGNHTEAQRKEVQARAVFYPLMGLGGAVNMCYRTLYIGTGADMDVCLTSYGHCNYVSGKHACIFYDENTKHYELLNYSEHGTTVDNVLYSCDFSEKMTPTPPSSIVAKVQSVIKRHKSRKQEEEPHEEAAVMNSQAQGQHRKPCNCKASSSSLIGGSGAGWEGTALLHHGSYIKLGCLQFVFSITEFATKQPKGGDTALVQDMDLEEKLSLKPHQVPVLRSNSVP from the exons ATGTGGGAGAAGATGGAGACCAAGACGATCGTCTACGACTTGGACACCTCCGGGGGGCTGATGGAG CAAATCCAGGCCCTCCTGGCTCCCCCCAAGAGCGAAGATGGGGAGAAGAAGAGCAGGAGGCCCGAGAAGGAGCCGAGGCGAAGTGGCAGGGCCACTAACCACGATAGCTGCGATAGCTGCAAGGAAGGAGGGGATCTGCTCTGCTGCGATCACTGCCCCGCCGCTTTCCACCTCCAGTGCTG CAACCCTCCGCTCAGCGAGGAAATGCTGCCTCCGGGGGAGTGGATGTGCCACCGCTGCACTGTACGCCGCAAG AAGCgagaacagaagaaagagcTGGGGCAGGTAAATGGATTGGTGGACAAATCTGGGAAAAGGACCACCTCCCCCACCAGTGACGCGGACCTGTTGGACAGGTCTAGCAGCAGCATCAGGGCTAATGCGCATGCCAGGATCTTGGAAAGGAGAGCAAGCCGGCCTGGCACTCCCACATCCAATGCCAGCACCGAGACCCCCAACTCAGAGCAGAATGATGTCGATGAGGACATAATTGACGTGGATGATGACTCTGCCATTGCAGAAATGGACTGtgggcagccccagctgaaGCGACCCTTTGAGCTTCTTATTGCTGCTGCCATGGAAAGGAACCCAACGCAGTTCCAGTTGCCGAATGAACTGACCTGCACCACAGCACTTCCAG GTACTAgtaagaggaggaggaaggaagaaaccaCAGGAAAGAATGTCAAGAAAGCACAACACGAGTTAGACCACAACGGTTTGGTTCCCTTGCCCGTGAAAGTCTGCTTCACATGCAACAG GAGTTGCAGAGTGGCACCTCTAATCCAGTGTGATTATTGCCCACTCCTGTTCCACATGGATTGTCTGGAGCCACCGCTTACTGCCATGCCTCTGGGTAGATGGATGTGCCCAAATCACATAGAACACGTGGTG CTGAACCAGAAGAACTTGACCCTGAGTAATCGGTGCCGAGTATTTGACCGGTTCCAGGACACCATTTCTCAGCATGTTGTCAAAGTGGATTTCTTAAACCGAATCCATAAGAAATATCCTCCGAATCGCAGAGTTCTCCAATCAGTAAAGAGAAAAGGTTTGAAG GTTCCTGATGCTATAAAGTCCCAATACCGGCTTCCACCCCCGTTACTTACGCCTGCAGCAATTAGAGATGGCGAGCTGATCTGTAACGGGATCCCTGAGGAACCCTTGCAGAAGCACCTTTTGAACACTGAGCACTTAGCCAGCCAGACAGAACAACAGGAG tGGCTCTGTAGTGTTGTTGCACTCCAATGCAGCATATTGAAACATTTATCTGCTAAGCAGATGACTTCGCTATGGGACTCTGAACAAACAGAGAAGGCTGATATTAAGCCTGTTATTGTGGCAGACGGCTCACTCGCCAACCCTTACCAGGCAGCTGACAAGGCACCCACACCTTCCCTCTATTCCATGTCATCCTGCACCTCAGGGATTACCACACAGAATTCCTTGAGCTCCTCACAATCCCAGCAGACTTTGTCACAGGAAGATGTCAACTGCAGCTCTTGTATAGATAAATCCAAGAAAGTGTCTTCTTGCGGGACTTCGAACGGGCCGACAGCCTCTGACATTAAAGTAAATGGTCCTCATTTCTATGGTGTTTCATCCGAATCTTCAGCACAGTTGACTGACTCCCAGAGACTAATGGGATCTGGGAACACGATACCTGTTTTGTCTCATCGGCAAACGTGGCCTCGgcccctcacccccccagcaACTTGTGGACTTCTGAATCACACCGTTGGAACTATTGTCAAAACAGAGAACGTAGCAGGGCCTGTTTCTTGTGCACAAAGGGGTTCTGTGCCAGTCACGAGTATGTCCTCATCCATATCAAGCTCCTGTGCCAGCCTGGAGACCACCAGCACTTTGCAAAGAAAGAATGTGCAGACACAGATCGGACCCCCGCTGACAGCAGACCTGCGATCGATGGGTTCTCCTCTGGCTGCCACCAGGGCTCTCACCCCTCCGCAGGCTGCAGGAGATGGCATCTCTGCTGTTGGGTCCACAAACAGATTCTGTTCACCAGCACCACCTTCAG ATGGTAAGGTCAGTCCCAGCACCTTATCCATAGGAAGCGCTTTAACTCTACCCTCATCGCTCACTTCGAACTCTGCAGCTATGTTGGACCTCACCAGTTCTCTGAAAGCGTTCGTGGACGGGG AGATTGAGATAAATATGCTGGATGAGCAGCTGATCAAGTTTCTGGCCTTGCAGAGAATACATCAGCTCTTTCCTTCCAAAGCTCAGTCTCTAGTGAGCAGTGTCAGTTCCCATCAGCAATCTCCTGTGGGAAACCACACTGAAG CGCAAAGAAAGGAAGTGCAAGCCCGGGCGGTGTTCTATCCTCTGATGGGCTTGGGGGGTGCAGTCAATATGTGCTATCGAACCCTCTACATTGGGACAG GAGCTGATATGGATGTGTGCCTTACAAGCTATGGTCACTGTAACTATGTGTCTGGCAAACATGCCTGCATATTCTACGATGAG aataCGAAACATTACGAGCTGTTGAACTACAGTGAACATGGGACAACTGTGGACAATGTTCTGTATTCATGTGACTTCTCGGAGAAGATGACGCCCACTCCTCCCAGCAGTATTGTTGCCAAAGTGCAGAGTGTCATAA aacgacataaaagcagaaaacaagaagagGAGCCGCATGAAGAAGCCGCTGTGATGAATTCACAGGCACAAGGGCAGCATCGGAAACCTTGTAActgcaaagccagcagctccagcttaATCGGGGGCAGCGGGgctggctgggaggggacagcccTGCTCCACCACGGCAGTTACATCAAGTTGGGCTGCCTGCAGTTTGTTTTCAGCATTACCGAATTTGCGACCAAACAGCCCAAGGGGGGGGACACTGCCTTAGTACAAGACATGGACTTGGAGGAGaagctttctctgaaaccccacCAGGTGCCCGTGCTGCGGTCCAACTCCGTTCCTTAG